CCTACTGGCCGACACGTTCGTCAGCATGCGCGGGTTCAGCGGAGTGATCGCGGCGCTCAAGCCGTACGAGACGGTCATCGGGATCGTCGCGCTGATCGCGGGGATCCTGCACTTCTTCACCCTGCTCGGCATCGCGCTCATCATGGGCGGGCTCATGCTCGGCACCCGCGCGCTCACGACGGTGCCGAGCATCGGCGATGAGCTGGGCTCGGCGTCCAGCGCGTTGACTCCGTTTCGCGGGATCATCGGCGGGGTTACGCTGGTGCTTGGAGTGCTTGCGCTACTTTAAGCTTCTCGGCACGTATCGGTGACTAGTCACTAGTCACTAGTCACTAGTCACTAGTCACCATCCAGCCCCCAGCGGCACCCTTCGGATAGTCCTCGGGCTTCGCCACCGCCGGATTCAGCCACTCGATGATCGCCGCGTAGCCCCGGCTCTCCGGATCGTGCAGCAGATAATCGCTGACCACCGCGAGCACGTGGAAGCCGTTCCGCAGCTGGAACGACAGCGTCGGATCCTTGCACTCCCCCCGCACCACGCACCGCACGTACTCTTCGGCGGACATCCGCTCGGCGTACTCGAGGTAGCCGCGCAGCCGCGCGCCCGCGCGGATTCGCAGGAGCCCCAGCCGCTCCGCCAGCTCCCGCCGCGCCGCGTACAGCATCTTCCCGATCCCCCGCCGCTGGTGATCGGGGTGCACCATCACTTCGGCGCCGTACAGCGTGCGGCCGTGCTCGGGATCGTGGTTGGAGAAAGTCCCCGCCGCGGTGAACTCGCGCCAGCTCATGTGCGACTGGTAATCGTCCCACAGGATCACCAGACTCGCGGCCATTCCCACGACCTTGTCGTCGGGCGTCACCGCCACGAACTGTCCTTCGGGAAACACGTCGAGGTGCCGCCCGAGCTGGTCGCTGTTCCACGGCCTCGACGTGGGATACACCGCGCGCGTAAGCGCCGTGATCCCGGGCAGGTCGCGCGCCCCGGTGTTGCGCACGCGGATGTCCGCGCTGGCGTCCGTCACAGCGCGATGATCTCCGGGTTCTCCACCAGCTTCGCCGTGCGGTGGCTGTCGAACAACGGGAGCACCGTGCCCGTGTCGCGCGTGTCGAGAATGGTGTGCAGGTTCAGCTCGCCGATCACCATCATCTCCTGATTCGGATTTCCCTCCGCGAGAATGCCGTCGCGCGAGAAGGGGAAATCGCTCGGCGTGAGAATCGAGGCCTGGCCGTAGTTCAGCGAGACTGCGGGCACCATCGGCAGCGACCCCACCGTGCACGAGTGAATCACGTACATCTGGTTCTCGATCGCGCGCGCCTGCGCGCAGTACCGCACGCGCAGGAACCCCTGCCGGTCGTCCGTGCAGCTCGGCACCACCAGGATGTTCGCGCCCGCGCGCGCGGCGGCGCGCGCCATCTCCGGAAACTCCACGTCGTAGCAGATGGCGACGGCGAACCGGCCGAACTCGGCCTCGAACACGTTCAGCCGGTCGCTGGGCGCGACTATCCAGTCCTCGGACTCGAACCGCGTCATGTGCAGCTTGCCCTGCACGCCGTGCTTGCCTCCGGGCCCGAACACGAAACAGTGGTTCCGGATCGTCCCCTCGGAATCCTCCACGGGGATCGTGCCCGCGACTATGTAGATGCCGTGCTCCTGCGCGAGCCCGCTCATCATCTCGGTGAAGCGCGGCACCTGGTCCGCGAGGTCGTTGATCTGCTGCGAGATCGGCCGCTTGATGTCGCCGAGCGTGAGGAGCTGGACGGTGAAGTACTCGGGGAAGACGAGCAGCGAGCACTTATAATCGGCGGCGGTGCCCACGAGACCCACGACCTGGTCGCGAAACTGCTCGAAGGTCGTGACCGGCCGGATGAAGTACTGCAGCGACGCGACGCGAACGCGGTCCATGTTACCTCCCGATCCGGCGCAGCTCGACCATCATGCACCGGTCCTGCACGACGTCGATCCCGGCGCGCGCGAGTTTCTCCGCCGCTTCGTCGTTGGTGATCCCCAGCTGGAACCACACCGCGCGCGGCTGCTTCGCGATGATGTCGTCCACGTGCGGCGGGATGTCCTTCGGCCGGCGAAACACGTTCACGATGTCCACCTCCCCCGGCACGTCGGCGACTTTGCGGTACACCTGCTTGCCGAGTATCTCGGTCACTTCGCGATAGTATACGGGCACGGGGATGATCTCGTACCCGGCGGCCATCGCGTACGCGGGGACGAATCGGGCGGGCTTGTGCAGCTCGACTTTAATGCCGAGCACGGCGATGCGCTTGGAGGATTCGAGCAGGGCGGCGATCTGATCGTCGGATTCCAGGAGGTGCTTGCGCCAGGCGTTGTCTGTTTCGGTCATGGCTCTTTTGGTTGGCAGGATGCGAGCCAACGGGGGCGGCTACAGGGATTCCCTTTGGAATACCCCAGGAGCCAGTGTCCGCCGTTTATCTTGCCGATGCAACCCGAACCTGGGAGTCCTCCGCCACATGCGTTTGCTTGTCCTCGGTGCCGGCCTTCAGGGGTCCGCCTGTGCCTACGACCTGCTGCAGAACCCCGAGGTCGAGCAGATCAGGCTCGCTGACATCAGCATCGAGCACGTGCGCGATTTCCTCGCGCCGTACTCCGGCAAGCGGCTGATTCCCACCCCGCTGGACGTGCGCAACACGGAAGCCGTGCGCGCGCTGATGACCGAGTCCGACGCGGTGATGAGCGCGATCCCGTACTACTTCAACTTCGAGCTCGCCAGGCACGCGGTCGAATGCAAGGTGCACTTCTGCGACCTCGGCGGCAACACGCCGATCGTCTTCCAGCAGAAGGAGCTGGATCCCCAGGCGAAGCACAACGGCGTGAGCGTCGTCCCCGACTGCGGGCTCGCGCCGGGAATGGTGAACATCCTGGCCGAGCACGGAATCAAACAGCTCGACCGCGTCGACAGCGTGAAGATCTACGTGGGCGGGCTGCCGCAGCATCCCGAGCCGCCGCTCAACTACATGGTGGTGTACTCGCTCGAGGGGACGCTCGACTACTACACGAGCCTGTCGTGGATCCTGCGCGACGGCAAGCGCATGCAGGTGAAGGCGCTGTCGGAGCGCGAGCCGGTGGATTTCCCCGCGCCGGTCGGGCGGCTCGAGGCGTTCCACACCGCGGGCGGATTGTCGACGATGGCGTTCCGCTACGAGGGGAAGATCCCCAACATGGAGTACAAGACGCTGCGCTATCCCGGCCACGCGGAGATAATGGAAGCGATCCGCGAGATCGGGCTGCTCGATTCGGAGCCGATCGACGTGAAGG
This sequence is a window from Gemmatimonadaceae bacterium. Protein-coding genes within it:
- a CDS encoding GNAT family N-acetyltransferase; this translates as MTDASADIRVRNTGARDLPGITALTRAVYPTSRPWNSDQLGRHLDVFPEGQFVAVTPDDKVVGMAASLVILWDDYQSHMSWREFTAAGTFSNHDPEHGRTLYGAEVMVHPDHQRRGIGKMLYAARRELAERLGLLRIRAGARLRGYLEYAERMSAEEYVRCVVRGECKDPTLSFQLRNGFHVLAVVSDYLLHDPESRGYAAIIEWLNPAVAKPEDYPKGAAGGWMVTSD
- a CDS encoding carbon-nitrogen hydrolase family protein — translated: MDRVRVASLQYFIRPVTTFEQFRDQVVGLVGTAADYKCSLLVFPEYFTVQLLTLGDIKRPISQQINDLADQVPRFTEMMSGLAQEHGIYIVAGTIPVEDSEGTIRNHCFVFGPGGKHGVQGKLHMTRFESEDWIVAPSDRLNVFEAEFGRFAVAICYDVEFPEMARAAARAGANILVVPSCTDDRQGFLRVRYCAQARAIENQMYVIHSCTVGSLPMVPAVSLNYGQASILTPSDFPFSRDGILAEGNPNQEMMVIGELNLHTILDTRDTGTVLPLFDSHRTAKLVENPEIIAL
- a CDS encoding CoA-binding protein gives rise to the protein MTETDNAWRKHLLESDDQIAALLESSKRIAVLGIKVELHKPARFVPAYAMAAGYEIIPVPVYYREVTEILGKQVYRKVADVPGEVDIVNVFRRPKDIPPHVDDIIAKQPRAVWFQLGITNDEAAEKLARAGIDVVQDRCMMVELRRIGR
- a CDS encoding saccharopine dehydrogenase C-terminal domain-containing protein, with protein sequence MRLLVLGAGLQGSACAYDLLQNPEVEQIRLADISIEHVRDFLAPYSGKRLIPTPLDVRNTEAVRALMTESDAVMSAIPYYFNFELARHAVECKVHFCDLGGNTPIVFQQKELDPQAKHNGVSVVPDCGLAPGMVNILAEHGIKQLDRVDSVKIYVGGLPQHPEPPLNYMVVYSLEGTLDYYTSLSWILRDGKRMQVKALSEREPVDFPAPVGRLEAFHTAGGLSTMAFRYEGKIPNMEYKTLRYPGHAEIMEAIREIGLLDSEPIDVKGVRVAPRDVAVAAMSEKLTMPGAHDLVALRIVVEGKKGGKPARRAYEMVDRYDAKLGVSAMMRTTGYSLSIIGQMQARGQVPAGVHTPDEAIPGDEYIAELAKRGIVIDQRSE